From the Pithys albifrons albifrons isolate INPA30051 chromosome 27, PitAlb_v1, whole genome shotgun sequence genome, the window TGTCTCGCTTCTGTCCTAGTGAAAGAAGTAAATGCCAGGATAGGTGggcacctggagcagcagctcacacTTGTCAGGGGGtgggacacagccaggagctCACACAGTGGTGTGATGACTCACATGTCCAATCACAACTCAGCTCCATCACCACTCTCTTATCCCCCCAGCAATcctgggcagagggagctgctgcctcccagccagCACGACCCAGACAGGTATAAATagaagctgtgctgggggtCTCAGAGTGAGCAGAAATTCTGAGAAAACTCCCTGCTGGGAGTACTGGGAGCAAAACCCTCCTAAGCACATTTGAGATGGAGCTTGCCACATCCTAGAGGGAAAATAGAAGTCAGCATTTACAAATCGGGGCTTGGATCCCATAGTGATGAAAACCCCGTGTCCCCCACAGGGGTGGGAGCTCTCCCCTAATCTCTGAGCTTGGCTGCTCTCCAAGGGATCACTCTTATCTTCCTGACCCTATTGGCACCACTCCCCTGATTATCCCTCCCCGCTGATATCTGATGTTGCACATCTTGTCCTGAATTAATGAAGTGATAAGGCTGCTATCATGTAATTAATGGCACTGTTGCAATGCCCACCGCAGGAGGGATCCAGACCTCTCCCCACGCAGTCCCAGCCTCCCGTGTTTCCTCACTGTCCTGCGTGCTGCCACTTGCACACTCTGCCTTTTCTCCAagcattttccctctccttGCTCATCCCTGCTTGTCTTCCAAAAGCCTCTTTAAGCTTTCCCAGGAAATGTTTGAAATGCAGTCGTTACTTTAACACATGGCTTGgtttcttcatcttttctgaACAGTTTGACCTCAAGTGTGCAAGTGGGAGCAGCACTTCTCTTTTCATAACTGGAATGGGAATAGGCCTGGATTTGGCTCTAAGCACCTATGGAAAAACAATACATTTGGCCTGAGAATTGCTGTTAATGGGAGCATCAACTTGCTTCATGGAAGCCTTAGTGAAAATCAAGATTAATCTCTGGTGTTTAAGGGAATTGAGACCTTACATTAAGCGTGAATTATGTTTCCCCCTGGAATACCAGAGGGTGTGTTTCAGATAGATGACAACATCCCTGTGATTTGCAGCCCTGTTACCATAAACTGAGCTCCCAGAGGGCCTCCCAAGCCAAGCACTGGTTTTGCAGTTTACCTGGTGCTGCCGAGGGGGAGGCTCTGCCTGTGGCTGTCAAATTCCAGGCGTGGGGTCTGGGCCAGCCACTAACTggaagatgaaaggaaaagagataaaAGTCACCCTGGTGGTTTGCCAAATGGCACTTCAGAACGGCTCCAAAGCCCCAAAGAGCCTCCTGGCAGATAAACAGAGCACCACAGTCCCAATATTTCACAAGCCAGATCGATTTTCTCCAGACAGAGTGTGCTTATGGTGATGTCCCATTCGTGAGTTTGCAGAGTCAGGTGAAAAATCCAGGCTAAGAATCCACAGAGGGCAATTAGTTGAGCCCTCATGCCCTGTTGCTGCAGGGTGGAGTGGGCCTGACCCAGCACACAGCTCCAGGCTTTGGGCTCTCCCCTGCTCTCACATTTGGCCCATCAACATCTCTGCTCCTCAAAGCATTGGCACATTCAACCAGTCCAGCActgtcccctcctccccagACAAATCAAAGTCTGCCAATGAAGGAATTTTGCGGAGCTGGAAATCAGGGCAGAATAATTTCACTCCATTCATTTGCCAGGTGTGTTTAAAGGAGGTTTCTGACCTCATATAATTATTGGTGTCCAGAACACCTCCCTGCTGCAGACCAGGTGGCTTCACACATGACACCAGAGGATGTCACCTCAGTCCTGCCTTTTCCCACCTATCCATGTCCTgcttgtcctgctgctctccaccACACCCACTCCCAGTTAAGGATGTTTTGCTGACCTTGGCTTGCTGTGGTGACTGAGCTCCTCacaccctcccagcccctcacagaGGAGTCACTACTGGCTGAAAGGGTCTGGAGTCAtccagggagctcctggcaagtCTGAGTTGACAGGAGGTGTCTGCAAACAGAGGAGTCTGGCAGCTCACTTGAAGACACTGGGCAGCTGAAGCTAAACCATCACCCAAGAGGGTGATGGCCCCACAGGTacctgcagggagagcacagatatctgcagggacagcacaggtatctgcagggacagcacaagtatctgcagggagagcacaggtatctgcagggagagcacaggtatctgcagggagagcacaggtgcctgcagggacagcacaagtatctgcagggagagcacaggtatctgcagggagagcacaggtgcctgcagggacagcacaagtatctgcagggagagcacaggcgtctgcagggacagcacaggtgcctgcagggacagcacaggtatctgcagggagagcacaggtatctgcagggacagcacaggtatctgcagggagagcacaggtgcctgcagggacagcacaggtatctgcagggagagcacaggtgcctgcagggagagcacaggtatctgcagggagagcacaggtgcctgcagggacagcacaggtatctgcagggagagcacaggtatctgcagggagagcacaggtgcctgcagggacagcacaggtatctgcagggacagcacaggtgcctgcagggacagcacaggtatctgcagggagagcacaggcgtctgcagggacagcacaggtgcctgcagggacagcacaggtatctgcagggagagcacaggtatctgcagggacagcacaggtatctgcagggagagcacaggtgcctgcagggacagcacaggtatctgcagggagagcacaggtgcctgcagggagagcacaggtatctgcagggagagcacaggtgcctgcagggacagcacaggtatctgcagggagagcacaggtatctgcagggagagcacaggtgcctgcagggacagcacaggtatctgcagggacagcacaggtgcctgcagggacagcacaggtatctgcagggagagcacaggtatctgcagggagagcacaggtgCCTGCAGAGACAGCACAGGTATCTGCAGAGACAGCACAGGtatctgcagggacagcacaggtatctgcagccactgctgtcaCAGCCATAGCTGTCCTTCCAGTTCCAGTCTTGCTTCTGGAGAAACacctctgccctctccccatGCCAAGGGCAATCCCTGCTTCCACACCATACTTGCCTCTAGAGATCAGTATCCTCTTCAGGCACGTGGTGGGATGGGACTCGCCCAAGGTCGTGCAATAAGCTGAATGTGGCTCTTGTTTTCCAGATCAGCAATGTGAGCTTCTTTGtgctctcccctgccctgctgtacCTGAACCGGCAGTACTGCCAGCACCGCGCCGTGCCCCTCTATTTCACCTCGGGCCTGCTCATCCTCATAGGTGGGTGCCaaggctgtgggaagggcagaCAGGTTGCCACAGTACCCAACATGACACCTTTGGAGGGTCTCATTGGCCAAAGCACAGGGGCAAGCTGAGGTGGGGAACTGAACAGCCTCATCTCTTTGGAGCCCTGCAGGTTttgcttcctgcagctcccagcccagtAAACCCCAATGGTGCTGAGTGTGTGGTCTCAGCAGGGTCCatgtcacagaaccacagagtcacagaatagcTGGGCtcagaagggacctctggagaccacccagtccaacctccctggCCAGGCAAgtgtcacccagagcaggtgacacaggaatgcATTCAGGTGGGTTTGGATTGTGTCCAAAGAGAGATTCCATTACAGTGCTCTGCTACCCTCAATGGAAAGAAGTTCTTGCTCATGTTGAGCTGGAACACCTTGTGTTTTGGTTTAGGGCCATGccttcttgtcctgtcattgGGCACCTCTGAacagagtctggcaccatctCCTTGACACCCTGCTCTTCAGGAACAGTGTGCATTTAGGAATGACCTCCAGGAACTTCCCAGGCCAGACAGGCCTGTGAGAGGATGGAGCTTTGCTGACACAAGCTGCCCTTGTCCCTTACAGGTATCTTCTCCATGTACTTTCACATGACTCTGAGCTACGTGGGACAACTCTTGGATGAGCTCTCCATCCTCTGGTCACTGGCTGTGGCCTATTCCTTCTGGTACCCACAGGTTTACTTCCCCAAGTTCATCAAGACCAGGTGTGACTCAGAGGGACACGGTGCAGGCTctgaggggagggatgggacCTTGACATTGAGGTGTGTGACCCACAGACCGTCCCAGCTCCCCTGCAGGGGGTCAGCACTGAGGTCACTGTAGTTGGCTTTGGGACTAGACCCTCCATGACTTGGTGCTGACAGAGGAGGAGTCAAAACCCTCCTGAGGGAATGGATGTGCTGGGCTCCTTTCAGCTGgagctgtttgtgtttgtgAGAATGCAGAGGAAACTTTGCATggataatttcaaaattaattaggAAATTAAATGTTCCTGAGCATTAACATTCAACTACCCATTGCTATCAAACTGTTCCAGCATCCTCTGTCATCCACAGAGAGCTTTCCCCGAGGTCTGGTGGTGTTCCCATAGGACAAGCAGGTCCAAGTTACACCCCTCATTCCAAGGGTTGTTAGcaggagggctggcagggctggaggagctcagcaGAGAGGATGGAGGTTCTGGGTGAGCATGGACCAGCAGAAATGGGAACCCAGCAGGACTTTGCTCAAAGGCTGGTCCCATCCTGGCTGGAGCCCTCTGAGCCAGCCCAGTTAGAAGCCTTGCAAAGGGCTGCTCCAAGTCTGCTCTTCCCGTGCTGAAGGAGGTCACCAGGAGTTCACTGTGAAGACAtggctgggggagaggggaagggactTGGGAAGGGATTTGCATGTGAAAGGCCCCTCTGAGGCCTCTTGTTCAGTCAGCCCAAATCGGCCTGTTTGCACAGCTCTGGTGgactcctgcctgcagcccttccctgtgcagagctcctGGTGCCTTTGCCTCCTCCCTGGCCTCACCATGAAAGTGCTCGAGCTGCTTTCTGGCCGgtgccctctgctctgtcatGGACTAACTGGGGTCTGACACCTCAGCCTTCCTGCCAGGACTCCACAGAGACTGAGATCCACCATGTGCAAACAGAcaggaggtgctggagaagCATTTCCTCTCTCAGGCAACGAGCAGGACCTCTCCTGTCCTTATCCTTCCCTCCTGTGAACCCTGGGGGGACTGACACTCACTCCTAACTCCCTTTAGGAAGCAATTCTTCTGGCTGACTGGTATCACCACCGTGATCAGCACCTTGATGTCCTTCGTCAAGCCGACCCTCAATGCCTACGCGCTCAACTGCATCGCCTTCCACATGCTGTACCTGACCTGGCATGAGCTCAAAAAGTAAGCAGGGGGCTGACAGGGGTTATCTGCAGGTCCACTCATGCTCCTGGTGGGCAGTGACTCTGTCCACAACAGAGCATTGAGCCCAAGTCATCATCAGCCACATGTACGGACTGCTCTCCAAAGAACTGGGGCAGCCTGGGAGGGACCAAGGGAAGGAACAGGCAGGACTGTGGGCAGTGGGGTACAAGAAGGCCACCTGGCCCAGGTGTCATGCAGAATGGGGACAACCCATGGGACAATCTTCTCTGAAGAGACTGCTCAGGACAGTGGTGGactcaccattcctggaagtgttcaaaaaaaacgtggatgtggcacttgaggacatggctTAATGGTGAACAAGGTGGTGGTGCTgagttgatggttggacttgatgaccttaaaggtcttttccaaccttaatgattctatgattctcctCAACTGCCATCTCTGTAGCTCTTTCCCCTTCTTGGGGCATTTGGGAACTAGTGTGGGGTTCTGGATCTGGTGAGAAGGACAGAAGTGCCTTGGCATCTGCCAGCATCATCCTCACACACAGAGTCAGAATCCCTCTCTGCAGCATTTCTCCAGCTCTTGTGATCTGAGGAATACTCTCCAGGAGGAAGTTTGCACTGTTGCatgtgaagggactggagcacaagtcctatggggagaggctgagggagctggggttttttatcctggagaagaggaggctcagaggtgacctcatcactgtctataactacctgaagggaagttatagccaggtgggggttggtctcttctcccaggcactcagcaataggacaagggggcacgggcttaagctctgccaggggaaatttaagttggatatcagaaaaaaattctttacagagagagtaatcaggcattggaatgggctgcccagagagggggtggattcaccatccctagagatttttaaacacagattggacgtggcgctgggtgccatgatctagtaaatggactggagttggaccaagggttggactcgatgatcttggaggtcttttccaacccaatcgattctatgattctatgattctatgtgcaGGCAGGAACCAGCCCTCTTTAAAAGCCActtttccctgctccctctccctcactGTGTCTTCCAGGTGCGACGACAAACGGGTCCACCGGATGGCCGCGGTCATGGTGATGTGGTGGGCACTGGCCATCACCAGCTGGATAAGCGACCGgtggctctgctggctctgGCAGGCCATCAACTTCCCCTACTTCCACAGCTTCTGGTAAGGGCTCCAGGAACCCCAGCCCAAACATTTCAGAGGCTGAAGGGTCACAGCTGCACTGAAATGGCAGCAGGAATGAGAGGCTCTGCATTTCTGCCCGAgcctctccctctttcctgtCACTGTTgatgctgctcctcaccctggCCCAGTTCAGGGATTCAGCCCCAACCACTGCCTaaatccctttcctcctccacaCCAGCAAACACTTTTTTGCAAGTGAAATTGTTCCAGAAGTCCCTCCAGGTGAGCAGTCAGCTCTCAAAGGgctgcagcctctcccagggcactgcctgaAGTGCAGCTTCCTTGGAGTTATTTGAACAGCCAAAGTGAAAGGCAGCAATTTGCCGGCACACAGTTCAGAGCCTGCCCAAATGTGGCTGTGAGTGCTGCACACTCAGATTGACCCTCACAAAGCACTGGGATGGCTGGGACAGACACTTGGGCTGGACCAGGCAAGGAGGAATGGGTGATTTTGGGCATCAGTCCCCTGTGTCACCCCATCTCCTCTGcactccccctgccccagctcacagAGCTCTGTTAGGGTTTCCCCATAGGCACAAACCCTGCAGGACCCACAGTCCCTGCAGCCTTTGTGCACCAAGGGACTGGCACCTTcgcctcccactgctgcacccCTTGGCTCCAGCCTTGAAGTGACCATGCCAGTGGATGAAGTTATCCCTGTCCAACACATCTTCTTGGTTTCCTTGCCAGGCACGTGCTGAtagccctgtccctgctgtacTGCTTCCCACTGGTCATCTACTTCAACGTCACCTATGAGATGCCATCGTTCAAGCCCAAGCTGGAATACTGGCCCAGCGACTCGTGGCCTGTTGTGGTGCCCTACATTGCCCTGGAGGAACCCCACAAGCAGTGCTAGATCCAGCTGCCCCCTGGCATCCCtcgggcacagggtgtgtgtgATGCACACATGGGAAACAACTCGGCTGTGCTGCCTGTTTCCCCCACCAGGGCAAtgtgggagcagctgaggcCTCGTGATGCTGGGCATGAAGCAGAGTGGGAGCCCACAGGTGCCTTGGAAGGCTCTGTCCAGAGAGTCAGAGGTCTCCTCCAGCAGATCCCCACAccgaggaggggagggagatggTGCTTCTTCTGTGTCCTCTGCATTAGTCAAGCACCAGCACCTCTTGCTGACAAAGGCAGAGTGGAGAACACTGAAGCCAAACTGGTGGCAGCTGGGTTTGTTGGGGCTGCTCTAATTATTATTATAAGTCTATTTATTGATGTATGTGGTCTTGCTCAGGAGAGCTGTACATTAAAGCTGTGGACACTGACTTACACTGAGCCCCTTTCTTGCCTTTGCACCACATCCCATTGTCTGCCACTCACTCCCTCAAACAGGGCAGCCAAAGCTCTCTCTGACCTAGGGAGAGCTGTTTATAAGGGAAATCCTGCTGGATGGCAACCCAAAGCAGGCTCTGATGATCCAGGCCCTGGGGTGCTCTACCCCAGGCTCTTCCCCTTCCTCAACCCCAGGCTCTTCCCCTTCCTCAACCCCCAGTGTCCTTGTTCCTCCCCAGCTCTGACAGTCTCCAATGGCCACATGTAAGCTGGAGACTCCTCTGTTTGCTGGAAGGGCTGGCTGGGACCAGGGAGAGGTGAGGAACCAAGGGGGTCACACCTgctcaagggaggggattgtcctgctccgctctgcactggagcagcctcacCTCGAGTGCTGGGAACAGTTTGGGGGTCACAATATAAGAAGGATCTGAAGCTGTtggagtgtccaaaggagggacatggaggtggggaagggtctgaggagcagctgagggcactgggcttgttcagctggggcagaggacactgaggggagactcctcgggggctgcagctcctcccgagggcaggtggaggggcaggccctgagctctgctctgggaccagggacaggacccagggaatggctggagctgtgccagggggttgggatggatctcagggaaaggttcttcccccagagggtggtgggcactgaccaggctccccagggcagtgggcacggccccgaggctgccagagctccaggagggtttggacaacactttGGGGAagagggtgggattgttgggatgtctgtgcagggacaggagttggacttgatgacccctgtgggtcccttccagctcaggatattctgtgattctatgattctttgacaTGGGATAGAAATGTCATTACCTTTGCAGGAACAGATGTAGAGCCTCAGAGGAAGACCCTGTTGTGTCCTCCAGGTTGTCCCCACAGTTGCTCTTGCAGCTATGGGACACTCACTGTCCAAGCCTTGCTGCTCACAGTGATGAGCTGAGCC encodes:
- the ACER1 gene encoding alkaline ceramidase 1, which codes for MPSIFSYQSAEVDWCEGNFERSAVIAEYYNTISNVSFFVLSPALLYLNRQYCQHRAVPLYFTSGLLILIGIFSMYFHMTLSYVGQLLDELSILWSLAVAYSFWYPQVYFPKFIKTRKQFFWLTGITTVISTLMSFVKPTLNAYALNCIAFHMLYLTWHELKKCDDKRVHRMAAVMVMWWALAITSWISDRWLCWLWQAINFPYFHSFWHVLIALSLLYCFPLVIYFNVTYEMPSFKPKLEYWPSDSWPVVVPYIALEEPHKQC